One window from the genome of Danaus plexippus chromosome 24, MEX_DaPlex, whole genome shotgun sequence encodes:
- the LOC116775895 gene encoding dual specificity protein phosphatase CDC14A-like — MDENDVIISSTEIIKDRLYFATLETGYKPKPTRNSKYFHIEDDIVYENFYFDFGPYHLCHLYEFCKRLNEELEKNPKKKIVFYTSNNDTLRLNAAYLIGSYQIIYLGGSPAAVYKQLTDNTWQLLNFRDASGGPPLFDISLLDVLNGIKVAHDAKFFDFDDFDADQYLFYEKVENGDLNWIVPDKMLAFSGPHHRSRLDRGYPLHSPEHYHDYFKKNHVTTVVRLNKKSYDARQFTAHGFEHRELFFVDGSVPSESIVNRFIRIAEAAKGAVAVHCKAGLGRTGTLIACYMMKHHAFTAREAIAWLRVCRPGSVIGHQQWFLENIQPRMHALGEAYRRRNNVTSLPVFTRAIYSLRPAQTEDKPVSLQTILNSSKNTNKLDNANVLNANETDSENNVTQVIGKYKTTATPMLPTKTLFSPKMNYMIPTNNIRNANNTNLKPQPRLMNATLKSHYAAKTSTFPPTRSANSQVKLTAGVKPLTGKNSFHGQRANLARPNLAYSHGSSPIKTFTRKGIVSKLSSNDTTVVTTLTNVTSTLSALTENCHLNGKRLPSEPNLKAVQSKTPTNLNGRKKLIVRSNSINRKKLPKTLPKSGLEGTQDLSSSDTNITNISADSLDTPFRFRRKRDKSKTPEPMDCISNSVITSDVTPDNYEETGNSQGNKLYKIKALRKKCPAFGMSLLKEGIQTRSSTCASSSTVKKK; from the exons ACAGATTATACTTCGCTACCCTCGAAACTGGATATAAACCGAAACCGACTCGCAACAGCAAATACTTCCACATAGAAGATGATATTGTAtatgagaatttttatttcgattttgGACCCTATCACCTGTGCCATTTGTATGAGTTTTGCAAGAGACTCAACGAGGAACTGGAGAAaaatccgaaaaaaaaaatagtattctaCACAAGCAACAACGATACTCTCAGACTGAATGCGGCATATCTCATTGGGAGTTATCAG ataatatatttggGCGGTTCACCGGCCGCGGTGTACAAACAGCTGACGGATAACACGTGGCAATTGTTGAATTTCCGCGATGCCTCCGGAGGTCCACCGTTATTTGACATATCGCTCTTGGATGTGCTGAACGGCATTAAGGTCGCTCATGACGCTAAGTTCTTCGACTTCGACGACTTTGACGCTGATCAGTATTTGTTTTATGAG AAAGTGGAAAACGGCGATCTCAATTGGATAGTCCCCGATAAGATGCTGGCTTTCTCTGGACCACATCACCGCTCCCGCTTGGACCGCGGCTACCCGTTACACAGTCCCGAACATTACCACGACTATTTCAAGAAGAACCACGTCACGACTGTAGTTAGACTGAACAAGAAGTCATACGACGCTAGACAGTTCACAGCTCACGGGTTCGAGCATAGAGAACTATTCTTCGTCGATGGATCTGTACCATCAGAGTCGATTGTCAATAGATTCATTCGCATCGCTGAAGCCGCTAAGGGAGCTGTTGCTGTTCATTGTaaag CTGGTCTCGGTCGCACCGGCACGTTGATAGCATGCTATATGATGAAGCATCACGCGTTCACCGCTCGGGAAGCCATCGCCTGGCTGAGAGTCTGTAGACCTGGCTCTGTTATAGGACACCAACAATGGTTCCTTGAAAA CATACAGCCTAGAATGCACGCTCTAGGAGAGGCTTATCGACGGCGTAACAACGTAACATCTTTACCAGTATTCACGAGAGCTATATACAGCCTTCGACCAGCGCAGACTGAAGACAAACCCGTGTCACTGCAGACTATACTCAATAGCAGTAAAAATACGAATAAG TTGGACAACGCTAACGTATTAAACGCCAATGAGACGGACTCGGAAAACAACGTAACTCAAGTCATCGGCAAATACAAGACCACAGCGACGCCAATGCTGCCAACAAAAACTCTGTTTTCACCAAAAATGAACTACATGATACCCACCAACAACATCAGGAATGCCAACAATACAAACCTGAAGCCCCAACCTAGGTTAATGAACGCCACGCTAAAGTCCCATTATGCAGCCAAGACTTCCACATTCCCGCCAACAAGAAGTGCCAATTCCCAAGTTAAATTAACTGCTGGGGTTAAACCACTGACTGGTAAGAATTCCTTCCACGGCCAACGGGCTAACCTCGCGAGGCCAAATCTTGCATATTCGCACGGCAGCAGCCCGATCAAAACATTCACCAGAAAGGGAATAGTATCAAAGCTGTCATCAAACGACACCACAGTAGTTACAACACTAACTAACGTAACTTCAACCCTATCAGCATTGACGGAGAATTGCCATTTGAATGGCAAACGGCTGCCGTCAGAACCTAATCTCAAAGCCGTACAGTCGAAAACACCCACGAATTTAAACGGCAGAAAGAAATTAATCGTTCGATCCAATTCAATAAATCGCAAGAAGCTTCCAAAAACACTTCCAAAGAGTGGTCTCGAAGGTACACAGGATCTATCATCCAGTGATACCAACATCACCAACATTTCCGCCGATTCCCTAGACACTCCTTTCCGTTTCCGGCGGAAACGGGATAAATCGAAAACCCCAGAACCAATGGACTGCATATCGAATTCGGTGATAACATCCGACGTGACGCCAGATAATTACGAGGAGACGGGCAATTCGCAGGGGAACAAGCTATATAAGATCAAAGCGTTACGGAAGAAATGTCCGGCTTTCGGCATGAGCCTATTGAAAGAGGGCATTCAAACACGGTCGAGTACTTGCGCGAGTAGTTCGACCGTCAAGAAGAAATGA
- the LOC116775878 gene encoding latent-transforming growth factor beta-binding protein 4-like isoform X2, with translation MKLLVMNIVLCVVRFSVQGALTSEEIADITETCCSYGEMFLMTSPDKDCSKLGTPEDIEPEQMEACKPAAKTCCEQQILKIDECNAGIKWAVAKKCQTPEDEIGKTCCDECSFGRLAGTQGKQACGEEPLEFLSPLTALRKIAYHKCCVEAAQELETTTEKKKVTTTEKPKEKYINECAEAVDDLCTDKDTVCHNTEGSFKCVPLKKRDVGLSCPPGFKRNVVNQVCDDINECRLPRPPCPKYLCENTIGGYKCAGKVGKPYTEDGTGPTTEAGASTSSTVRNDICPPGFRAGPDDECLDIDECEEHLDDCQRLSQYCINTHGSYFCQDHVSKRCAPGFKVNSNTGICEDIDECEESSEVCKRNEVCINLPGAYNCKSKISTLPKLATQNCQEGTRRRGSSCEDIDECREGTHLCDQFQNCINTFAGHECRCKNGFELDSTSGSCVDIDECALKLDNCGSELRCLNVLGSFTCTRSTSTPPAPVYEYEYYDSEEDNSVIPSPETTSSTTTSTTTSTTTTTTTPRPTTTSSTTTSTRPSTTPKPYQPRRYPNTPRRPFYHRSSTSTTTSTTSTTPPPMPKYPEWSDYPRENTTPKEVTVPKPDITNVIETDKEPDGSFVLNTNDIPKDRWTNVINREHERFNPNWLHCLDGYERNERGECVDINECGANRHSCSSLEYCINTPGSYDCECIPGFVRDPSGWCGVATTPSTSPSPPTQRPTTLRLTTPKPTTTSRPTTTPRPTRPPRIPAARPTRPIPRITPRTTIRPTTTSTTSTTSTTSRSTNTNEVAPLTPTPAWYPSPSRGHLSPVNCELGYTYNHNERKCVDIDECATQRASCGPTEDCVNTEGGYRCECGPRCLSRRQNTSYTYHDNPPVISPDSNVITIGAQYGQRGPRYMRPTYKRLHDTGSVLTTCPWGYKLTPDRVCMDLDECEMNISECGPQQRCENFYGGYSCQCPAGHWSNGKQCDDIDECSYGNTCSYNARCINTVGSYRCECSEGFRNAPSNDKVCVDVDECSEPEPLCEQVCVNAWGGYRCYCNRGYRLSNDNRTCTDVDECAESGSRICTAQCVNTVGSYRCACPSGYRLADDKRSCLDIDECENGQARCGGVGEVCQNTRGGYHCHQIKCPPGYRLEGKHKCARIQRSCPVSDWSCLQQPSTYSYNFITFVSNLYLPLGSVDLFSMQGPAWRDAVVNFEMRLLDVQAAPGVKPADITCFGMRPSSNVCVISLQCSLQGPQVAELELTMSLYQRSMFAGNAVARLVVIVSEYEY, from the exons ATGAAGTTATTAGTGATGAATATAGTGCTGTGTGTTGTCAGGTTTTCAGTCCAGG GAGCTCTAACGTCAGAGGAAATAGCGGATATAACTGAAACATGCTGCAGTTACGGGGAGATGTTCCTGATGACTTCTCCGGACAAAGATTGTTCTAAACTAGGCACACCTGAAGATATTGAACCCGAACAGATGGAAGCTTGTAAACCAGCCGCAAAAACCTGCTGTGAACAGCAAATACT AAAAATAGACGAATGCAACGCTGGCATAAAGTGGGCTGTTGCAAAGAAATGTCAGACTCCTGAAGATGAAATTGGAAag ACATGTTGCGACGAGTGTTCATTTGGTCGTCTTGCTGGGACTCAGGGTAAGCAGGCCTGTGGAGAAGAACCTTTGGAATTCTTGAGCCCTTTAACAGCTTTGAGAAAGATAGCCTATCATAAATGTTGTGTG gaaGCTGCGCAGGAATTAGAGACGACGACGGAGAAAAAGAAAGTAACTACTACCGAAAAACCAAAGGAAAAAT ataTAAATGAATGTGCAGAAGCCGTAGATGACCTGTGCACAGATAAGGACACTGTGTGCCACAATACTGAGGgatcatttaaatgtgtgCCTCTTAAGAAGCGAGATGTTGGCCTAAGTTGTCCTCCAGGATTTAAACGAAATGTCGTTAACCAAGTCTGTGACG atattaatgAATGTCGTCTTCCAAGGCCCCCGTGTCCCAAGTACCTTTGTGAAAACACTATCGGTGGTTACAAATGTGCCGGTAAAGTTGGAAAGCCTTACACAGAAGATGGTACAGGACCAACAACTGAGGCCGGAGCTTCAACTTCCTCGACAGTAAGAAATGATATCTGCCCGCCGGGTTTCAGAGCCGGCCCTGACGATGAATGCCTCG aTATCGACGAGTGCGAGGAACATTTGGACGACTGCCAGCGTCTGTCACAATATTGTATTAACACTCACGGAAGCTATTTCTGCCAGGACCATGTCTCCAAACGATGCGCTCCCGGCTTCAAGGTCAATAGTAATACTGGTATATGTGAAG ATATCGACGAATGCGAAGAAAGCTCAGAAGTGTGCAAGCGAAACGAAGTTTGCATTAATCTGCCAGGAGCCTACAATTGCAAGTCGAAAATTAGTACCCTACCAAA GCTGGCCACACAGAATTGCCAAGAAGGTACTCGCAGAAGAGGAAGCAGTTGCGAAg aTATTGACGAATGTCGGGAAGGAACGCATTTGTGCGACCAGTTTCAGAACTGCATTAATACCTTCGCCGGACATGAATGTCGCTGTAAGAACGGTTTCGAGTTAGACTCTACATCTGGATCATGTGTAG ATATTGATGAGTGCGCTCTAAAGTTAGACAACTGTGGATCAGAACTGCGTTGTTTGAATGTACTGGGTTCTTTCACTTGTACACGATCAACATCAACACCTCCGGCCCCAGTttatgaatatgaatattacGACTCCGA AGAGGACAATTCAGTAATTCCAAGTCCAGAAACTACATCATCTACAACGACTTCAACCACAACATCTACAACAACGACAACGACCACGCCAAGACCGACCACAACCAGCTCTACCACTACTTCTACCAGACCATCCACCACACCGAAACCATACCAACCCAGAAGATACCCTAACACACCAAGAAGACCATTCTATCATAGATCTTCCACTTCTACCACCACTAGCACGACTTCAACAACTCCGCCACCGATGCCAAAATATCCAGAATGGTCGGACTATCCAAGAGAAAACACAACTCCAAAAGAAGTAACAGTTCCAAAACCAGATATAACGAATGTTATCGAAACAGACAAAGAACCAGACGGTAGCTTTGTCCTCAACACCAATGATATCCCAAAGGACAGATGGACCAATGTTATAAACAGAGAGCATGAAAGGTTCAACCCAAACTGGTTACATTGTCTTGATGGATATGAGAGGAACGAACGGGGAGAATGCGTTG ACATCAATGAATGCGGAGCCAATCGACATAGTTGCAGTTCCTTAGAGTACTGTATAAATACACCAGGAAGTTATGATTGCGAGTGTATTCCTGGCTTTGTGAGGGATCCATCCGGTTGGTGCGGTGTTGCCACTACTCCCAGTACTTCTCCATCACCACCAACTCAGAGACCAACCACCCTAAGGCTAACTACTCCAAAACCAACCACAACTTCAAGACCTACCACTACTCCAAGACCTACTAGACCACCTAGAATACCTGCGGCCAGACCCACTAGACCTATACCAAGAATAACTCCTAGGACTACAATTAGACCAACAACGACAAGCACTACATCAACGACGTCAACAACCTCACGTAGTACCAACACAAACGAAGTTGCTCCTCTaa cacCAACGCCAGCCTGGTATCCGAGTCCATCACGTGGTCATCTCAGCCCTGTTAATTGCGAGCTAGGGTATACCTACAACCacaatgaaagaaaatgtGTTG ATATAGATGAATGTGCTACCCAAAGAGCTAGCTGTGGACCTACAGAGGACTGCGTAAATACAGAAGGAGGATATCGCTGCGAATGTGGCCCTAGATGTCTATCTCGCAGACAAAATACCTCTTATA CTTACCACGACAACCCGCCAGTCATCAGTCCAGATTCCAATGTGATCACAATAGGCGCTCAGTACGGCCAGCGAGGGCCGAGGTACATGCGCCCGACATACAAGCGACTCCACGACACGGGATCTGTGCTTACTACATGTCCATGGGGCTACAAACTTACACCAGATAGAGTTTGTATGG ATTTGGATGAATGTGAGATGAATATCTCCGAGTGTGGCCCGCAGCAGCGTTGTGAAAACTTTTATGGAGGCTACTCGTGCCAATGTCCAGCCGGCCATTGGAGCAACGGCAAGCAATGTGATGACATCGATGAGTGCAGTTATGGCAAt ACATGCTCCTACAACGCGCGATGCATCAACACTGTCGGGTCCTACCGTTGTGAGTGTTCAGAGGGCTTCAGGAACGCTCCATCTAACGACAAAGTCTGCGTGGATGTAGACGAGTGCTCCGAGCCTGAACCTTTATGTGAACAAGTGTGTGTGAACGCTTGGGGGGGATACAGGTGCTACTGTAATAGAGGCTATAGACTCAGCAATGACAATCG GACTTGCACGGATGTAGATGAATGCGCAGAATCAGGTTCCCGTATATGTACAGCTCAGTGCGTTAACACCGTGGGCTCCTATCGTTGCGCTTGCCCTTCAGGTTACCGACTGGCTGACGATAAACGATCTTGTCTAG ATATTGACGAATGTGAAAATGGCCAAGCTCGCTGCGGTGGAGTGGGAGAGGTTTGTCAGAACACCCGCGGTGGCTACCACTGCCATCAGATAAAATGCCCGCCAGGGTACCGCCTCGAAGGAAAACA CAAATGTGCTCGGATACAACGCTCGTGTCCAGTCTCGGACTGGTCGTGTCTTCAGCAACCGAGTACCTACAgctacaattttataacattcgtCTCCAACTTGTATTTGCCTCTAGGAAGT GTGGATCTATTCTCTATGCAAGGTCCTGCATGGCGTGATGCTGTAGTAAACTTTGAGATGCGTCTCTTAGACGTGCAAGCGGCGCCTGGAGTCAAACCGGCAGATATCACGTGCTTTGG CATGAGGCCTAGTAGCAACGTCTGTGTGATCTCTCTCCAATGTTCCCTTCAAGGTCCACAAGTAGCTGAATTGGAACTAACCATGTCTCTATACCAAAGATCTATGTTCGCTGGCAACGCTGTCGCCAGACTAGTCGTGATCGTATCAGAATACGAGTACTAA
- the LOC116775878 gene encoding latent-transforming growth factor beta-binding protein 4-like isoform X1, with protein MKLLVMNIVLCVVRFSVQGALTSEEIADITETCCSYGEMFLMTSPDKDCSKLGTPEDIEPEQMEACKPAAKTCCEQQILKIDECNAGIKWAVAKKCQTPEDEIGKTCCDECSFGRLAGTQGKQACGEEPLEFLSPLTALRKIAYHKCCVEAAQELETTTEKKKVTTTEKPKEKCKANSCEHNCSDSDGKVTCLCKDGYRLQQDKKSCKDINECAEAVDDLCTDKDTVCHNTEGSFKCVPLKKRDVGLSCPPGFKRNVVNQVCDDINECRLPRPPCPKYLCENTIGGYKCAGKVGKPYTEDGTGPTTEAGASTSSTVRNDICPPGFRAGPDDECLDIDECEEHLDDCQRLSQYCINTHGSYFCQDHVSKRCAPGFKVNSNTGICEDIDECEESSEVCKRNEVCINLPGAYNCKSKISTLPKLATQNCQEGTRRRGSSCEDIDECREGTHLCDQFQNCINTFAGHECRCKNGFELDSTSGSCVDIDECALKLDNCGSELRCLNVLGSFTCTRSTSTPPAPVYEYEYYDSEEDNSVIPSPETTSSTTTSTTTSTTTTTTTPRPTTTSSTTTSTRPSTTPKPYQPRRYPNTPRRPFYHRSSTSTTTSTTSTTPPPMPKYPEWSDYPRENTTPKEVTVPKPDITNVIETDKEPDGSFVLNTNDIPKDRWTNVINREHERFNPNWLHCLDGYERNERGECVDINECGANRHSCSSLEYCINTPGSYDCECIPGFVRDPSGWCGVATTPSTSPSPPTQRPTTLRLTTPKPTTTSRPTTTPRPTRPPRIPAARPTRPIPRITPRTTIRPTTTSTTSTTSTTSRSTNTNEVAPLTPTPAWYPSPSRGHLSPVNCELGYTYNHNERKCVDIDECATQRASCGPTEDCVNTEGGYRCECGPRCLSRRQNTSYTYHDNPPVISPDSNVITIGAQYGQRGPRYMRPTYKRLHDTGSVLTTCPWGYKLTPDRVCMDLDECEMNISECGPQQRCENFYGGYSCQCPAGHWSNGKQCDDIDECSYGNTCSYNARCINTVGSYRCECSEGFRNAPSNDKVCVDVDECSEPEPLCEQVCVNAWGGYRCYCNRGYRLSNDNRTCTDVDECAESGSRICTAQCVNTVGSYRCACPSGYRLADDKRSCLDIDECENGQARCGGVGEVCQNTRGGYHCHQIKCPPGYRLEGKHKCARIQRSCPVSDWSCLQQPSTYSYNFITFVSNLYLPLGSVDLFSMQGPAWRDAVVNFEMRLLDVQAAPGVKPADITCFGMRPSSNVCVISLQCSLQGPQVAELELTMSLYQRSMFAGNAVARLVVIVSEYEY; from the exons ATGAAGTTATTAGTGATGAATATAGTGCTGTGTGTTGTCAGGTTTTCAGTCCAGG GAGCTCTAACGTCAGAGGAAATAGCGGATATAACTGAAACATGCTGCAGTTACGGGGAGATGTTCCTGATGACTTCTCCGGACAAAGATTGTTCTAAACTAGGCACACCTGAAGATATTGAACCCGAACAGATGGAAGCTTGTAAACCAGCCGCAAAAACCTGCTGTGAACAGCAAATACT AAAAATAGACGAATGCAACGCTGGCATAAAGTGGGCTGTTGCAAAGAAATGTCAGACTCCTGAAGATGAAATTGGAAag ACATGTTGCGACGAGTGTTCATTTGGTCGTCTTGCTGGGACTCAGGGTAAGCAGGCCTGTGGAGAAGAACCTTTGGAATTCTTGAGCCCTTTAACAGCTTTGAGAAAGATAGCCTATCATAAATGTTGTGTG gaaGCTGCGCAGGAATTAGAGACGACGACGGAGAAAAAGAAAGTAACTACTACCGAAAAACCAAAGGAAAAATGTAAGGCGAACTCTTGTGAGCATAATTGTTCGGACAGTGACGGCAAGGTCACGTGTCTGTGTAAAGATGGTTATAGACTTCAACAAGATAAAAAATCTTGTAAAG ataTAAATGAATGTGCAGAAGCCGTAGATGACCTGTGCACAGATAAGGACACTGTGTGCCACAATACTGAGGgatcatttaaatgtgtgCCTCTTAAGAAGCGAGATGTTGGCCTAAGTTGTCCTCCAGGATTTAAACGAAATGTCGTTAACCAAGTCTGTGACG atattaatgAATGTCGTCTTCCAAGGCCCCCGTGTCCCAAGTACCTTTGTGAAAACACTATCGGTGGTTACAAATGTGCCGGTAAAGTTGGAAAGCCTTACACAGAAGATGGTACAGGACCAACAACTGAGGCCGGAGCTTCAACTTCCTCGACAGTAAGAAATGATATCTGCCCGCCGGGTTTCAGAGCCGGCCCTGACGATGAATGCCTCG aTATCGACGAGTGCGAGGAACATTTGGACGACTGCCAGCGTCTGTCACAATATTGTATTAACACTCACGGAAGCTATTTCTGCCAGGACCATGTCTCCAAACGATGCGCTCCCGGCTTCAAGGTCAATAGTAATACTGGTATATGTGAAG ATATCGACGAATGCGAAGAAAGCTCAGAAGTGTGCAAGCGAAACGAAGTTTGCATTAATCTGCCAGGAGCCTACAATTGCAAGTCGAAAATTAGTACCCTACCAAA GCTGGCCACACAGAATTGCCAAGAAGGTACTCGCAGAAGAGGAAGCAGTTGCGAAg aTATTGACGAATGTCGGGAAGGAACGCATTTGTGCGACCAGTTTCAGAACTGCATTAATACCTTCGCCGGACATGAATGTCGCTGTAAGAACGGTTTCGAGTTAGACTCTACATCTGGATCATGTGTAG ATATTGATGAGTGCGCTCTAAAGTTAGACAACTGTGGATCAGAACTGCGTTGTTTGAATGTACTGGGTTCTTTCACTTGTACACGATCAACATCAACACCTCCGGCCCCAGTttatgaatatgaatattacGACTCCGA AGAGGACAATTCAGTAATTCCAAGTCCAGAAACTACATCATCTACAACGACTTCAACCACAACATCTACAACAACGACAACGACCACGCCAAGACCGACCACAACCAGCTCTACCACTACTTCTACCAGACCATCCACCACACCGAAACCATACCAACCCAGAAGATACCCTAACACACCAAGAAGACCATTCTATCATAGATCTTCCACTTCTACCACCACTAGCACGACTTCAACAACTCCGCCACCGATGCCAAAATATCCAGAATGGTCGGACTATCCAAGAGAAAACACAACTCCAAAAGAAGTAACAGTTCCAAAACCAGATATAACGAATGTTATCGAAACAGACAAAGAACCAGACGGTAGCTTTGTCCTCAACACCAATGATATCCCAAAGGACAGATGGACCAATGTTATAAACAGAGAGCATGAAAGGTTCAACCCAAACTGGTTACATTGTCTTGATGGATATGAGAGGAACGAACGGGGAGAATGCGTTG ACATCAATGAATGCGGAGCCAATCGACATAGTTGCAGTTCCTTAGAGTACTGTATAAATACACCAGGAAGTTATGATTGCGAGTGTATTCCTGGCTTTGTGAGGGATCCATCCGGTTGGTGCGGTGTTGCCACTACTCCCAGTACTTCTCCATCACCACCAACTCAGAGACCAACCACCCTAAGGCTAACTACTCCAAAACCAACCACAACTTCAAGACCTACCACTACTCCAAGACCTACTAGACCACCTAGAATACCTGCGGCCAGACCCACTAGACCTATACCAAGAATAACTCCTAGGACTACAATTAGACCAACAACGACAAGCACTACATCAACGACGTCAACAACCTCACGTAGTACCAACACAAACGAAGTTGCTCCTCTaa cacCAACGCCAGCCTGGTATCCGAGTCCATCACGTGGTCATCTCAGCCCTGTTAATTGCGAGCTAGGGTATACCTACAACCacaatgaaagaaaatgtGTTG ATATAGATGAATGTGCTACCCAAAGAGCTAGCTGTGGACCTACAGAGGACTGCGTAAATACAGAAGGAGGATATCGCTGCGAATGTGGCCCTAGATGTCTATCTCGCAGACAAAATACCTCTTATA CTTACCACGACAACCCGCCAGTCATCAGTCCAGATTCCAATGTGATCACAATAGGCGCTCAGTACGGCCAGCGAGGGCCGAGGTACATGCGCCCGACATACAAGCGACTCCACGACACGGGATCTGTGCTTACTACATGTCCATGGGGCTACAAACTTACACCAGATAGAGTTTGTATGG ATTTGGATGAATGTGAGATGAATATCTCCGAGTGTGGCCCGCAGCAGCGTTGTGAAAACTTTTATGGAGGCTACTCGTGCCAATGTCCAGCCGGCCATTGGAGCAACGGCAAGCAATGTGATGACATCGATGAGTGCAGTTATGGCAAt ACATGCTCCTACAACGCGCGATGCATCAACACTGTCGGGTCCTACCGTTGTGAGTGTTCAGAGGGCTTCAGGAACGCTCCATCTAACGACAAAGTCTGCGTGGATGTAGACGAGTGCTCCGAGCCTGAACCTTTATGTGAACAAGTGTGTGTGAACGCTTGGGGGGGATACAGGTGCTACTGTAATAGAGGCTATAGACTCAGCAATGACAATCG GACTTGCACGGATGTAGATGAATGCGCAGAATCAGGTTCCCGTATATGTACAGCTCAGTGCGTTAACACCGTGGGCTCCTATCGTTGCGCTTGCCCTTCAGGTTACCGACTGGCTGACGATAAACGATCTTGTCTAG ATATTGACGAATGTGAAAATGGCCAAGCTCGCTGCGGTGGAGTGGGAGAGGTTTGTCAGAACACCCGCGGTGGCTACCACTGCCATCAGATAAAATGCCCGCCAGGGTACCGCCTCGAAGGAAAACA CAAATGTGCTCGGATACAACGCTCGTGTCCAGTCTCGGACTGGTCGTGTCTTCAGCAACCGAGTACCTACAgctacaattttataacattcgtCTCCAACTTGTATTTGCCTCTAGGAAGT GTGGATCTATTCTCTATGCAAGGTCCTGCATGGCGTGATGCTGTAGTAAACTTTGAGATGCGTCTCTTAGACGTGCAAGCGGCGCCTGGAGTCAAACCGGCAGATATCACGTGCTTTGG CATGAGGCCTAGTAGCAACGTCTGTGTGATCTCTCTCCAATGTTCCCTTCAAGGTCCACAAGTAGCTGAATTGGAACTAACCATGTCTCTATACCAAAGATCTATGTTCGCTGGCAACGCTGTCGCCAGACTAGTCGTGATCGTATCAGAATACGAGTACTAA